The following are encoded together in the Monodelphis domestica isolate mMonDom1 chromosome 5, mMonDom1.pri, whole genome shotgun sequence genome:
- the LOC130454428 gene encoding keratin, type II cytoskeletal 71-like has translation MSRQLNCKPGVYSKGGFSGCSAVLSGVTGSKLGSSASYQTRGKGLGGNFGSQSLYSLRGPRNISFNVAGGNGWNRAYGLGKNRLSGFAGSMFGSLALGPACTPVCPPGGIHQVTVNESLLAPLSVELDPEIQRVRTQEREQIKTLNNKFASFIDKVRFLEQQNQVLETKWNLLQQLDLSNCNNSLEPHYEGFIANLRRQLDTLSGDRLRMDSELRNLREVVEDFKKRYEEEINRRTATENEFVLLKKDVDAAYTNKVELQAKVDSLDQETKFLKCLYEAEIAQIQSHISDTSVILSMDNNRNLNLDSIIDEVRDKYEGIAMKSKTDAEKVYQTKFQELQLMAGRHGDDLKQTKNEISEMSRFIQRLRSEIENVKKQCSNLEMAIADAEQRGDNALKDARDKLEELEGVLHNAKEELARLLREYQELMSVKLSLDVEIATYKKLLESEECRMSGEFPSSVSISVISSTTGASGYGYPPSSVSGGYVASSGSCISGVCSTRGRDDKNQGSSVSDYKDLLSKSSTLGSPIKKSSR, from the exons ATGAGCCGCCAACTCAACTGCAAACCAGGAGTCTATAGCAAAGGAGGCTTCAGTGGATGTTCAGCCGTGCTCTCTGGAGTTACGGGCAGCAAACTGGGAAGCTCAGCCTCTTACCAGACCAGAGGCAAAGGGCTCGGAGGAAACTTTGGCAGTCAAAGCCTTTACAGCCTAAGGGGGCCCCGGAACATCTCCTTCAACGTGGCTGGTGGGAATGGATGGAACAGGGCTTATGGTCTGGGCAAGAACCGGCTGAGTGGCTTTGCTGGCAGCATGTTTGGCAGTTTGGCTCTAGGGCCTGCATGCACGCCAGTGTGCCCACCCGGGGGCATTCACCAGGTGACTGTTAATGAGAGTCTCTTGGCTCCACTCAGTGTGGAACTGGACCCTGAAATCCAGAGAGTGAGAACCCAGGAGCGGGAGCAGATCAAGACACTCAACAACAAATTCGCCTCCTTCATCGACAAG GTGAGGTTCCTGGAGCAGCAAAACCAGGTGCTGGAGACCAAGTGGAACCTGCTGCAACAGCTGGACCTGAGCAACTGCAATAACAGCCTGGAGCCCCACTACGAGGGCTTCATTGCCAACCTGAGGAGGCAGCTGGACACCTTGTCAGGGGACAGGCTGAGAATGGACTCAGAGCTGAGGAATTTGCGGGAGGTTGTAGAAGACTTCAagaagag ATATGAGGAGGAGATCAACAGGAGAACAGCTACAGAAAACGAGTTTGTGTTGCTCAAGAAG GATGTGGATGCTGCTTACACAAATAAAGTGGAACTGCAAGCCAAGGTGGACTCCTTGGACCAAGAGACCAAGTTCCTGAAGTGTTTGTATGAAGCG GAGATTGCTCAGATCCAGTCACACATCAGTGACACATCTGTCATCCTCTCCATGGACAATAACCGAAACCTGAATTTGGATAGCATCATCGATGAAGTCAGAGACAAGTATGAGGGCATTGCCATGAAGAGCAAAACTGATGCTGAAAAAGTCTACCAGACCAAG TTCCAGGAACTGCAGTTGATGGCTGGCCGGCATGGGGATGACCTTAAACAAACCAAGAATGAGATCTCAGAAATGAGCCGATTCATCCAGAGGCTTCGCTCAGAGATTGAGAATGTGAAGAAGCAG TGCTCCAATCTGGAGATGGCCATCGCTGATGCTGAGCAACGAGGAGACAATGCCCTGAAAGATGCCCGGGACAAGTTGGAGGAGCTGGAGGGAGTCCTACACAATGCCAAGGAGGAGCTGGCCCGCTTGTTGAGAGAATACCAGGAGCTGATGAGTGTCAAGCTCTCCCTTGATGTTGAGATTGCCACCTACAAGAAGCTGCTTGAAAGTGAAGAGTGCAG AATGTCTGGAGAATTCCCATCCTCTGTCAGCATCT CTGTCATCAGCAGTACCACTGGGGCCAGTGGTTATGGCTACCCACCCAGCTCTGTCAGTGGTGGCTACGTGGCCTCCAGTGGCTCCTGTATTTCTGGAGTCTGCAGTACACGGGGCAGGGATGACAAGAATCAAGGTTCCAGCGTCAGTGACTACAAGGATCTCCTGAGCAAATCCTCTACCCTGGGCTCTCCCATCAAGAAAAGCAGCCGATAA